A single genomic interval of Gossypium raimondii isolate GPD5lz chromosome 11, ASM2569854v1, whole genome shotgun sequence harbors:
- the LOC105803857 gene encoding wall-associated receptor kinase-like 14, protein MMPCYAKLPFSIIITFLFVIYRANSVNSENNKCQGSCETSNFSSPLPFPFGFTPGCPIQLNCNSTGVGIGEFHVLNITSNDIIIDLPAKCYRPLASLAVLSGENYALSVDNTLLLQNCSNPLPGPCEIRPMFLERSFQAGPCAARSDNISCFSSGGDGVRLLSFEEVNKTQCRFLFSSTAIVVDPARNSAVSVDLERVKLEWWVKDCNCDPNANRTDVKNGNKSVGCKCFCKKGFEGDGFKEGGGCRRVPSCNASKYISGNCGGTTRVGVLVGGLVGGALLMGIVALVCFYLRRRSNNINKQMSAKRLISEAAGNSSVPCYAYREIERATNGFCDKQRLGTGAYGTVYAGKLHSDDWVAIKRFRYRDPDSIDQVMNEIKLLSSVSHPNLVRLLGCCMEEGEPMLVYEFMPNGTLSQHLQRERGSGLPWTVRLTIAAETAKAIAYLHSVNPPIFHRDIKSSNILLDYNYRSKVADFGLSRLGMAESSHISTAPQGTPGYLDPQYHQYFHLSDKSDVYSFGVVLVEIITALKVVDFSRAHNEVNLAALAIDRIGRGCVDEIIDPYLDPHRDAWTLSSIHNVAELAFRCLASHRDMRPTMIEVAEELEHIRLSAWVPGMCIESPAASSDEESEKSFNKSTKMSDVGSRRLMKLKQREGECLTTSLEEVKNRSPISVQDHWSSGQSSPSTNSLLGNSSRRE, encoded by the exons ATGATGCCGTGCTATGCAAAATTACCCTTCTCAATAATCATAACATTTCTTTTTGTTATCTACCGAGCAAACTCAGTTAACTCGGAGAACAACAAGTGCCAAGGCTCCTGCGAAACCAGCAATTTCTCAAGCCCCTTACCCTTTCCATTCGGGTTCACACCGGGTTGCCCCATCCAACTCAACTGCAACTCGACCGGGGTCGGAATTGGAGAATTCCATGTCCTCAACATAACTTCCAACGACATCATCATCGACCTGCCCGCCAAATGCTACCGACCGCTTGCTTCACTCGCCGTTCTCTCCGGTGAGAACTACGCGCTCTCGGTGGACAACACTCTCCTTCTCCAAAACTGTTCCAACCCCTTACCAGGTCCTTGTGAAATAAGGCCAATGTTTCTAGAAAGGTCGTTTCAAGCTGGCCCTTGCGCTGCTAGGAGTGACAACATAAGCTGTTTCTCCAGCGGTGGTGACGGCGTCCGGCTGTTGAGTTTCGAGGAAGTTAATAAAACGCAGTGCCGTTTCTTGTTTTCCTCGACCGCTATTGTAGTTGACCCGGCGAGGAACTCAGCGGTCTCTGTGGATTTGGAACGAGTTAAATTGGAATGGTGGGTTAAAGACTGTAATTGCGACCCAAACGCTAACCGTACGGACGTCAAGAATGGTAACAAGTCGGTGGGGTGTAAGTGTTTTTGCAAGAAAGGGTTTGAAGGAGATGGATTCAAAGAAGGCGGTGGTTGCCGGAGAG TGCCTAGCTGCAATGCTTCAAAATACATTTCTGGCAATTGCGGGGGAACTACAAGAGTCGGTGTTCTGGTTGGAG GGCTTGTTGGTGGGGCATTGCTAATGGGTATTGTGGCTCTTGTATGTTTCTATTTGCGAAGGCGTTCTAATAACATCAACAAACAGATGAGTGCAAAGCGCCTTATATCCGAAGCCGCAGGCAATTCAAGTGTTCCTTGCTATGCCTATAGAGAAATTGAAAGAGCTACTAATGGCTTCTGTGATAAACAGAGACTGGGAACTGGAGCCTATGGTACAGTTTATGCAGGGAAACTCCACAGCGATGACTGGGTTGCGATAAAAAGGTTCAGATATAGAGATCCTGATAGTATTGACCAAGTAATGAATGAGATTAAGCTCCTTTCCTCGGTCAGTCACCCAAATCTCGTCCGCCTCTTAGGTTGCTGCATGGAGGAGGGTGAACCTATGCTGGTCTATGAGTTTATGCCTAATGGAACTTTATCACAGCATCTACAAAGAGAGAGGGGTTCAGGACTTCCATGGACAGTAAGGCTCACCATAGCTGCTGAAACTGCTAAGGCTATTGCCTATCTTCACTCCGTGAATCCGCCTATTTTTCACCGAGATATTAAGTCTAGCAATATTCTCTTGGATTACAACTATAGATCAAAGGTAGCTGATTTTGGTCTTTCCAGGCTTGGGATGGCTGAATCATCCCACATCTCAACTGCCCCTCAAGGAACACCAGGGTATCTTGATCCTCAATACCATCAATACTTCCATCTTTCAGATAAAAGTGATGTATACAGTTTTGGGGTGGTTCTTGTGGAGATAATAACTGCGCTGAAAGTGGTTGACTTTTCACGCGCTCATAATGAGGTAAACTTAGCTGCACTTGCTATCGATAGGATAGGAAGAGGCTGCGTGGATGAGATAATTGATCCATACCTTGATCCACATAGAGATGCTTGGACACTTTCATCAATTCATAATGTGGCTGAGCTAGCATTTAGATGCCTCGCTTCTCATCGGGACATGAGGCCAACCATGATCGAAGTCGCGGAAGAGCTAGAACACATCAGACTCAGCGCTTGGGTTCCAGGCATGTGCATAGAGTCTCCTGCAGCTTCCTCAGACGAAGAAAGTGAGAAATCATTCAACAAGTCAACGAAGATGTCCGATGTGGGAAGCCGGAGACTGATGAAGTTGAAGCAAAGGGAAGGAGAATGTTTAACCACCTCATTAGAAGAAGTAAAAAATAGGTCTCCTATATCAGTACAAGATCATTGGTCAAGTGGACAGAGCTCACCTTCAACAAACAGCTTGTTGGGTAATTCATCTCGGCGAGAATGA
- the LOC105803858 gene encoding uncharacterized protein LOC105803858 — MAEEEVTAVPMTMTEQTPEPKKVETLEAQGSKEATIESAVRGGTESTCNNENNTESCGIAPDIGRAKALELADELTEKGSKAFKENDFTQAAHFFRRALEIRGLHHGELAVACLNVYYLYGRALLCKAQEETGPLVSVPEKDGEILQDSNKEGPTKSAVTRESSVASVSSNSEQDGSEKDEDSDDSDTDDVIEAEANEDMDESELDLDLAWKMLDTARAIAEKQQLGDTMEKVDILSALAEVDLEREDIESSLGNYQKALSILQQLVEPDHRQIAELNFRICTCLEIDSNPKEAIPYGQKAISVCKSRVQLLTNEIMISPGLASSSAASELGDGEQLSKGSPTVLSVKDKEAEIDNLVGLAEDLEKKLEDLEQLISDPKSIIAEIRGMASGKSRGGENNASPAAVNSSHMSPANSNVDHFDSPTVSTAHTNGAVAVTRLGIVGKGVKRVLMSAGAVESSSIKKPTIGP; from the exons ATGGCTGAAGAAGAAGTTACGGCGGTGCCGATGACGATGACGGAGCAAACCCCAGAACCGAAAAAGGTGGAAACCCTAGAAGCGCAAGGTTCAAAAGAAGCCACTATCGAATCTGCGGTTCGTGGAGGTACCGAGTCTACATGCAATAATGAGAACAACACTGAAAGCTGTGGAATTGCTCCGGATATTGGCCGAGCGAAGGCGCTGGAGTTGGCAGATGAGTTGACGGAGAAAGGATCCAAGGCTTTTAAAGAAAACGATTTCACCCAAGCTGCCCATTTCTTTCGCCGTGCCCTTGAAATCAG GGGTTTGCATCACGGTGAACTTGCAGTCGCATGTCTCAACGTGTACTATCTGTATGGACGCGCATTGCTGTGCAAGGCTCAAGAGGAGACTGGTCCTCTGGTTTCTGTTCCGGAAAAGGATGGTGAGATTCTGCAAGACTCAAACAAAGAGGGGCCGACCAAAAGTGCTGTAACTCGGGAATCTTCAGTTGCTTCTGTATCAAGCAATTCGGAACAGGATGGCA GTGAAAAAGACGAGGATAGTGACGATAGCGACACTGATGATGTGATTGAAGCTGAAGCAAATGAGGACATGGATGAATCGGAATTGGATTTGGATTTGGCATGGAAAATGCTAGATACTGCGAGGGCAATTGCTGAAAAACAGCAGTTGGGTGACACCATGGAGAAAGTGGATATTTTATCTGCATTGGCTGAAGTTGACTTGGAAAGGG AGGACATTGAATCTTCACTTGGCAATTACCAGAAAGCTCTATCCATTTTGCAACAGCTGGTTGAACCAGATCACCGGCAAATAGCTGAACT gaattttcgGATTTGTACGTGTTTGGAGATTGACTCAAACCCCAAAGAAGCAATTCCATACGGTCAGAAGGCCATCTCAGTTTGCAAGTCTCGGGTGCAACTGCTCACGAATGAGATAATGATTTCCCCTGGATTAGCATCATCTTCAGCTGCCTCTGAATTGGGTGACGGTGAACAACTGTCTAAGGGCTCTCCGACTGTTCTATCTGTCAAAGATAAAGAAGCAGAAATTGACAATCTTGTTGGACTTGCTGAAGACCTGGAAAAGAAG CTTGAAGATCTAGAGCAGCTGATCTCCGACCCAAAGTCAATTATTGCAGAAATCCGGGGAATGGCATCTGGCAAGTCAAGGGGCGGTGAGAATAATGCATCTCCTGCTGCAGTGAACTCTTCACATATGTCTCCTGCTAACAGCAATGTAGATCATTTTGACTCTCCAACTGTTTCCACTGCTCATACAAATGGGGCCGTGGCGGTCACTCGTCTTGGCATCGTAGGAAAAGGAGTGAAGCGTGTTTTGATGAGTGCAGGTGCCGTAGAATCGAGCTCAATAAAGAAACCTACAATTGGCCCATAA
- the LOC105803856 gene encoding oxygen-evolving enhancer protein 1, chloroplastic: protein MAVSLQAAATLMQPIKVAAPSRTNVLLRSSQSVSKAFGLEPVGARLTCSLQTDLKDLAQKCVDATKLAGFALATSALVVSGASAEGVPKRLTYDEIQSKTYMEVKGTGTANQCPTIDGGVDSFAFKPGKYYAKKFCLEPTSFTVKAEGVNKNAPPEFQNTKLMTRLTYTLDEIEGPFEVSTDGTVKFEEKDGIDYAAVTVQLPGGERVPFLFTIKQLVASGKPDSFGGDFLVPSYRGSSFLDPKGRGGSTGYDNAVALPAGGRGDEEELAKENNKSAASSSGKITLSVTKSKPETGEVIGVFESLQPSDTDLGAKTPKDVKITGVWYAQLDS from the exons ATGGCGGTCTCACTTCAAGCTGCAGCTACCCTGATGCAACCAATCAAGGTTGCTGCACCATCAAGGACCAATGTGCTGCTCAGGTCCTCCCAGAGCGTTTCTAAGGCCTTCGGTTTGGAGCCTGTTGGTGCTAGGCTCACCTGCTCTTTGCAAACTGACCTCAAGGACTTGGCTCAGAAGTGTGTTGATGCTACCAAGCTCGCTGGTTTCGCTCTTGCTACATCTGCTCTTGTTGTCTCG GGAGCAAGCGCTGAAGGAGTTCCAAAGCGGCTAACCTACGATGAAATCCAAAGCAAGACATACATGGAAGTCAAAGGAACAGGAACTGCTAACCAGTGCCCAACTATCGATGGTGGTGTCGACTCTTTTGCCTTCAAGCCTGGCAAATACTACGCCAAGAAGTTCTGCTTGGAGCCCACTTCCTTCACTGTCAAGGCTGAGGGTGTTAACAAGAATGCCCCTCCTGAGTTCCAAAACACCAAGCTCATGACCCGTTTAACCTACACCCTTGACGAAATCGAGGGCCCTTTCGAGGTATCCACCGATGGCACCGTCAAATTCGAGGAGAAAGATGGGATTGATTATGCTGCCGTCACAGTTCAGCTTCCTGGTGGTGAGCGTGTGCCTTTCCTGTTCACCATCAAGCAATTGGTTGCATCAGGCAAACCTGATAGCTTTGGAGGAGACTTCCTTGTACCATCCTACCGTGGCTCATCTTTCTTGGACCCAAAGGGAAGGGGTGGCTCAACCGGTTACGATAATGCAGTGGCCTTGCCTGCTGGAGGAAGAGGGGATGAGGAAGAGCTAGCCAAGGAGAACAACAAGAGTGCTGCATCTTCATCAGGGAAAATCACCTTGAGCGTCACAAAGAGCAAGCCGGAGACCGGTGAAGTTATCGGTGTGTTCGAGAGCCTTCAGCCATCTGACACTGACTTGGGTGCCAAGACTCCAAAGGATGTCAAGATCACTGGTGTCTGGTATGCTCAGCTTGATTCATAA
- the LOC105803855 gene encoding CASP-like protein ARALYDRAFT_485429 gives MEAVPGALGTSASLALRLGQTVFSAASLLFMCLDVEFYSYTSFSYLVTVMGLVTPWSVSLALVDAYSVFVKGLPRQPRVLLVVIVGDWALSFLSLAAACSTASVTSLLVNVSSTYCPSKICSRYQLSAAMAFMSWFLSFASTLFNLWLLPSL, from the exons ATGGAAGCAGTGCCAGGGGCGTTGGGAACAAGCGCCAGCTTGGCTCTTCGTTTGGGACAAACTGTTTTCTCCGCTGCTTCACTTCTCTTTATGTGTTTGGATGTTGAATTCTATAGCTATACTTCTTTCAG CTACTTGGTGACAGTCATGGGTTTAGTGACTCCATGGAGTGTGTCATTAGCATTGGTTGATGCATATTCCGTGTTCGTTAAAGGCTTACCACGACAACCAAGGGTACTGCTGGTTGTCATTGTTGGAGACTGG GCCTTGTCATTTCTCTCACTAGCCGCGGCTTGCTCAACTGCTAGTGTGACAAGTCTCTTGGTCAATGTCAGCTCAACATATTGCCCGTCAAAGATATGCAGTAGATATCAGTTGTCTGCAGCTATGGCTTTCATGTCGTGGTTTCTATCCTTTGCTTCAACTCTCTTCAACCTTTGGCTCCTTCCGTCTTTGTAG